The following proteins come from a genomic window of Sesamum indicum cultivar Zhongzhi No. 13 linkage group LG10, S_indicum_v1.0, whole genome shotgun sequence:
- the LOC110012720 gene encoding uncharacterized protein LOC110012720 → MRAALLWTISDFPANAMVSGWSTHGLLACPYCMERTKSFRLRYGRKACWFDCHRQFLPPDHPYRRQTYKFRKGKCENDSPPMRLTGEDMRQRVDELPETIFGKPPGGTHPIDGFGRTHNWVKRSIFWELPYWHTNLIRHNLDVMHIEKNVFDNIFNTIMDVKDKTKDNVRSRKDLELYCSRTEMHLFEGANGKIYKPKAPYTLTKAQKKELCSWIKSLKLPDGYSSNIARCVNEEECKFYGMKSHDCHVFMQKLLPIAFRDLLPKPIWEALTELSSFFKDLCATILRVEHMQKLEKNIVEILCKLEKIFPPSFFDSMEHLPVHLAYEAKVGGPVQYRWMYPFERLNQVPRNDDGGMIDSCESLFSTHPGRPLGNRIAVRYLDEDEMKAAHRYVLMNYEKIDPFLQKFDEENRKQFPTITDMELETLRDTDFSRWLLAHIRDTRNEVDDLIKKLAHGPSRRVSCYKGYFVNGFKFHTFEYGHSKATSNYGVCVLGSTYNEYEMDYYGILEEIIELEYYGIRRGVVLFKCHWYDTSDKGLKWHTSGLVKINHNLKLKSNDPFILASQAQQVYFTNFPSTKRERRDWWAVCKVKATGKFDVLLAEGQDENIEQSVDIAFQENETSDPHQILIETDRDEINIVSDGVVEEVDANEFEGLQHGVDLNEVIIEDEDHWEGEEFEPEDDEQEEEYDSNESDEDMDTVRDGD, encoded by the exons atgAGAGCTGCTCTTTTATGGACAATCAGTGATTTCCCTGCAAATGCAATGGTATCTGGATGGAGCACTCATGGGTTGTTGGCATGTCCTTATTGTATGGAAAGGACAAAATCTTTCAGACTTCGTTATGGAAGGAAGGCATGTTGGTTTGATTGTCATCGTCAGTTTTTGCCTCCTGACCATCCTTATAGAAGACAAACCTATAAGTTTCGGAAGGGAAAATGTGAAAATGATTCTCCACCTATGCGCTTAACTGGAGAAGACATGCGACAAAGGGTGGATGAGCTTCCTGAAACTATTTTTGGAAAACCACCAGGTGGTACACACCCAATTGATGGATTTGGTAGGACACATAATTGGGTTAAAAGGAGCATATTCTGGGAGTTACCATATTGGCACACAAATCTTATCCGACATAATCTGGATGTCATGCATATCGAAAAAAACGTCTTTGATAATATCTTTAACACTATTATGGACGttaaagataaaacaaaagataatgtCAGATCTCGAAAAGATTTGGAGTTGTATTGTAGTCGTACTGAGATGCATTTGTTTGAAGGTGCAAATGGAAAAATCTACAAACCCAAGGCACCATATACTTTAACTAAAGCACAGAAGAAAGAATTGTGCTCTTGGATAAAATCTTTAAAGTTACCTGATGGGTATTCCTCAAACATTGCTCGTTGTGTGAATGAAGAGGAATGCAAATTTTATGGGATGAAGAGTCATGACTGTCATGTGTTCATGCAAAAATTACTCCCAATTGCATTTAGAGATCTACTACCGAAACCTATTTGGGAAGCACTGACTGAACTCAGCAGTTTCTTTAAGGATCTATGCGCAACTATATTACGTGTGGAGCACATGCAAAAACTTGAGAAGAACATTGTTGAGATATTGTGTAAGTTAGAGAAAATTTTTCCCCCAAGCTTCTTTGATTCTATGGAACATCTACCAGTTCACCTTGCGTATGAAGCTAAGGTTGGTGGACCTGTACAGTATCGATGGATGTATCCATTTGagag ATTAAATCAGGTTCCACGAAATGATGATGGAGGAATGATAGATTCTTGTGAAAGTCTATTTTCTACACATCCTGGACGACCACTTGGTAATAGAATTGCAGTTAGATATCTGGATGAGGATGAGATGAAGGCTGCACATAGATATGTCTTGATGAATTATGAGAAGATTGATCCATTCTTGCA GaaatttgatgaagaaaatagaaaacaatttCCAACAATAACTGACATGGAACTTGAAACATTGCGGGACACAGATTTTTCTCGGTGGTTACTTGCTCAT attCGAGATACACGTAACGAAGTTGACGACCTCATAAAAAAGTTGGCTCATGGTCCCAGTCGACGTGTTTCTTGCTATAAAGGGTACTTTGTGAATGGATTCAAATTCCACACTTTTGAGTACGGGCATTCTAAAGCAACATCAAATTATGGTGTATGTGTTTTGGGGAGTACCTACAATGAATATGAAATGGATTATTATGGAATTCTGGAAGAAATTATAGAATTGGAGTATTACGGGATAAGACGTGGGGTTGTCTTGTTTAAGTGTCATTGGTACGACACTTCTGATAAAGGGCTTAAGTGGCACACATCGGGTCTTGTGAAAATTAaccataatttgaaattaaaatcaaatgacCCTTTTATATTGGCCTCCCAAGCACAACAAGTCTACTTTACAAACTTTCCGAGCACCAAAAGAGAGAGACGTGATTGGTGGGCAGTATGCAAAGTAAAGGCTACCGGTAAATTTGACGTCCTATTAGCTGAAGGACAAGACGAGAATATTGAGCAAAGCGTTGATATTGCTTTTCAAGAGAATGAGACATCTGATCCACAccaaattttgattgaaactGATCGAGATGAGATCAATATTGTTTCGGACGGTGTGGTAGAAGAAGTAGATGCAAATGAATTTGAGGGACTTCAACATGGGGTAGATTTAAATGAAGTCATAATAGAGGATGAAGATCATTGGGAAGGCGAAGAATTCGAACCAGAAGATGATgagcaagaagaagaatatgatTCAAATGAAAGTGATGAGGATATGGACACTGTtcgt
- the LOC105173051 gene encoding dirigent protein 1-like encodes MGKLTIALMLGALAAALMNMLVLGSNAEVQRQRLNSCLGKERLTRLRFYLQDLVGGENKTVWRVAQCNLTDVLPSEFGTVSVLDNLVTTGPEIDSQEVGRMQGLIGLADLHEMALAMLLNIVFTEGEYKGSTLSILGRNNLYDEIREVPIVGGTGAFRMARGYVITRTYSTDETHFRSVYEYDLVIFHMDEDNDVTRLNSD; translated from the coding sequence ATGGGAAAGCTTACCATAGCGTTAATGTTGGGGGCATTGGCAGCGGCGCTGATGAACATGCTGGTGCTTGGGTCAAACGCAGAAGTTCAACGGCAACGGCTCAATTCCTGCCTGGGAAAGGAAAGGCTAACCAGGCTTCGTTTCTATCTCCAAGACCTGGTGGGTGGTGAAAACAAAACTGTTTGGCGAGTGGCCCAATGCAATCTCACTGACGTTTTGCCCTCAGAATTTGGGACTGTGTCCGTGCTGGACAACTTGGTAACAACTGGTCCTGAAATCGACTCCCAAGAAGTGGGTCGAATGCAGGGGCTTATTGGGCTTGCGGATTTACACGAGATGGCCCTGGCTATGCTCCTCAACATCGTTTTCACGGAAGGGGAGTATAAGGGGAGCACGCTCAGCATTCTGGGGAGGAATAACTTGTACGATGAGATAAGGGAAGTGCCGATCGTTGGAGGTACGGGCGCTTTCAGAATGGCACGTGGATATGTTATTACCAGGACTTACTCTACGGATGAAACACACTTCCGTAGCGTTTACGAGTATGACCTCGTGATCTTTCATATGGATGAAGATAATGATGTTACAAGGTTGAATTCTGATTAA